Proteins encoded within one genomic window of Microtus ochrogaster isolate Prairie Vole_2 linkage group LG4, MicOch1.0, whole genome shotgun sequence:
- the Znf142 gene encoding zinc finger protein 142 isoform X1, which yields MIMTDPVLASQLASGTGEMDGLCSELLLIPPPLSNHGILGPVQNTCASGEPAPLPADPGCLLVEATATEESSGNMEIIVEAVAETLTPGASGDTSGVLVKVVEVYFCERCEQSFAEPTLLSLHQCTETHIQAVQDLSSPPCSVELPPSNRTLHGPLQDPSLPDSPLPCPVCRQEFVQPQALKSHFKIHRVTPNTFSCPESGCVFSAEDRKGLQHHLRQTHKAVPVPCSFRGCSLVFGSQQGMELHRQAHYPFHCSHCSFMGSNVKLFRQHQRSHGASTRGELSAAQGLPSQELLPVPKLSPGEGEPSEETGTPLPGQESAEEDIEEEESGTQKDSQKVSDKSQGTQQLDEQGRQGHVASSTESLFKTHMCPECKRCFKKRTHLVEHLHLHFPDPSLQCPNCQKFFTSKSKLKTHLLRELGEKAHRCPLCHYSAVERNALNRHMASMHEDISNFYSDTYACPVCREEFRLSQALKEHLKSHTAAAAAEPLPLHCFQEGCTYVAPDRKAFVKHLKETHGVRAVECRHHSCPMLFATAEAMEAHHKSHYAFHCPHCDFACSNKHLFRKHKKQGHPGSEELRCTFCPFATFNPVAYQDHVGKMHAHEKIHQCSECSFATAHKRVLIRHMLLHTGEKPHKCELCDFTCRDVSYLSKHMLTHSTTKDYMCTECGYVTKWKHYLSVHMRKHAGDLRYQCNQCSYRCHRADQLSSHKLRHQGKSLMCEVCAFACKRKYELQKHMASQHHPGTPAPLYPCRYCSYQSRHKQALLSHENCKHTHLREFHCALCDYRTFSNTTLFFHKRKVHGYMPGDQVWQLCNAGQESEGARQCLTPPSDLGSSSQLSAQPERQDHEHGIVADSSVDQALPETTDEVSTKKQDGIEAPQGDNLVGSPSPGEAEEGSCTLHLEALRVELEPVAEPPPLEELTETAPVEFRPLDPSGPLGMERPDGLEEPELSSFESVGTPGLIAEEEPILEKLVSEPPRNPLISEETSSTFKATLSAETAPLPQFPESESLLKALRRQDKEQAEALVLEGRVQMVVIQGEGRAFRCPHCPFITRREKALTLHSKSGCQSRREPLLCPECGASFKQQRGLSTHMMKKCPVRLRKSKALPSPVSPTLHPQLPGSQASQDAESGKPPPLPSKVELLLPKDVPSELPGETEVEEPHPTPSDFPACLTGKSLPTGTSEKFHFEQGKFHCSSCTFLCSRLSSITSHVTEGCRGERSQGRKRGRPQALNNGDSALLNSMGTESSPGDRDTAVVQKQKGPLFSCPTCPFSCQQERTLRTHQTQGCPLDSGDLRCGLCPFVAPAAAALRLHQKRRHPSAAPASGPRPLLQCGDCGFTCKQSRCLQQHRRLKHEGVKPHQCPFCDFSTTRRYRLEAHQSRHTGVGRIPCSSCPQTFGTNSKLRLHRLRVHDKTPTHFCPLCDYSGYLRHDITRHVNSCHQGTPSFSCSQCEAQFSSETALKQHALRRHPEPAHPPPGCPVEATEGPLHCSHCGLLCPSPASLRGHTRKQHPRLECGACQEAFPSRPALDEHRRQHHFSHRCQLCNFAARERVGLVKHYLDQHEETSAAASGGDGDAGQPSLCCPFCDFSCRHQLVLDHHVKGHGGTRLYKCTDCAYSTKNRQKITWHSRIHTGEKPYRCHLCSYACADPSRLKYHMRIHKEERKYLCPECGYKCKWVNQLKYHMTKHTGLKPYQCPECEYCTNRADALRVHRETRHREARAFMCEQCGKAFKTRFLLRTHLRKHSEAKPYVCNVCHRAFRWAAGLRHHALTHTDRHPFFCRLCSYKAKQKFQVVKHVRRHHPDQADPSQGVGKDPTTPTVHLHDVKLEDPSPPAPPAPPTGPEG from the exons GTGTCCTGGTAAAGGTGGTGGAGGTTTACTTCTGTGAGCGCTGTGAACAGAGCTTTGCAGAGCCTACTCTGCTGTCCCTGCACCAGTGCACTGAGACCCATATTCAGGCTGTGCAGGACCTCTCTAGCCCCCCGTGTTCTGTAGAGCTGCCCCCCAGCAACCGCACCCTCCATGGCCCTCTGCAGGACCCCAGCCTGCCAGATAGCCCCCTGCCATGTCCTGTATGTAGACAAGAGTTTGTCCAGCCCCAGGCCTTGAAGAGCCACTTCAAGATTCACCGGGTCACTCCCAACACATTCTCCTGCCCAGAGTCTGGCTGTGTGTTCTCTGCTGAAGATCGCAAGGGTCTGCAGCATCACCTGAGACAGACCCACAAGGCAGTTCCTGTACCCTGTTCATTCCGGGGCTGCTCCCTTGTTTTTGGGAGCCAGCAGGGAATGGAGCTGCATCGGCAAGCCCATTACCCTTTCCACTGCAGCCACTGCAGCTTCATGGGCTCCAACGTCAAACTCTTCCGGCAGCATCAGCGGAGCCATGGAGCCAGTACACGGGGAGAACTTTCTGCTGCTCAGGGCCTTCCATCCCAGGAGCTGCTGCCAG TTCCCAAGCTGTCTCCAGGAGAGGGAGAGCCTTCTGAGGAAACGGGTACACCTTTGCCTGGGCAGGAGTCAGCCGAGGAGGATatagaggaagaggagagtggCACTCAAAAGGACTCCCAGAAAGTCTCAGATAAAAGCCAAGGAACTCAGCAGTTGGACG AGCAGGGACGGCAAGGGCATGTGGCTTCCAGTACTGAGTCCCTCTTCAAGACACACATGTGTCCAGAATGCAAACGCTGCTTTAAGAAGCGGACCCATTTGGTAGAGCACCTGCATCTCCATTTTCCAGACCCAAGCCTCCAGTGTCCTAACTGCCAGAAGTTCTTTACCAGCAAAAGCAAACTCAAAACCCATCTGCTGCGGGAGCTGGGTGAGAAGGCCCACCGATGTCCTCTGTGCCACTACAGTGCCGTCGAGAGGAATGCACTTAACCGCCACATGGCCAGCATGCACGAAGATATTTCCAACTTCTACTCAGACACCTATGCCTGTCCTGTCTGCCGTGAGGAATTCCGCCTCAGCCAAGCGCTCAAAGAGCACCTCAAGAGCcacacagcagcagctgcagcagagcCGTTACCCCTCCACTGCTTTCAGGAGGGCTGCACTTATGTAGCCCCCGACCGGAAGGCTTTTGTAAAGCACCTAAAGGAGACCCATGGAGTACGAGCTGTAGAATGCCGCCATCACTCATGTCCCATGCTCTTTGCCACAGCTGAAGCCATGGAAGCCCACCACAAGAGCCATTATGCTTTCCACTGTCCCCACTGTGACTTTGCCTGCTCCAATAAGCATTTGTTCCGCAAACATAAGAAGCAAGGCCACCCAGGCAGTGAAGAGCTACGGTGCACCTTCTGCCCTTTTGCCACCTTCAACCCAGTAGCTTACCAGGACCACGTTGGCAAGATGCATGCTCATGAGAAGATCCATCAGTGCTCTGAGTGCAGCTTTGCCACTGCCCACAAGAGGGTGCTTATCCGACACATGCTGCTGCATACTG GAGAGAAGCCTCACAAGTGTGAGCTGTGTGACTTCACCTGCCGAGATGTGAGCTACCTATCCAAGCACATGCTAACCCACTCTACCACCAAGGATTACATGTGTACTGAATGTGGCTATGTCACCAAGTGGAAGCACTACCTAAGTGTGCACATGCGGAAACATGCAGGGGATCTCAG ATACCAgtgcaaccagtgctcttaccgCTGCCATCGGGCTGATCAGCTGAGCAGCCACAAACTGCGGCACCAAGGCAAGTCCCTCATGTGTGAGGTGTGTGCCTTTGCGTGCAAGCGGAAGTATGAGCTCCAGAAGCACATGGCTTCCCAGCACCACCCTGGCACACCTGCCCCACTCTACCCCTGCCGCTACTGCAGCTATCAGAGCCGCCACAAGCAGGCCCTGCTGAGCCATGAGAACTGCAAACACACCCATCTCCGTGAGTTTCATTGTGCCCTCTGTGATTACCGTACCTTCAGCAACACCACACTCTTCTTCCACAAGCGTAAGGTCCATGGCTACATGCCAGGGGACCAGGTATGGCAGTTGTGCAATGCCGGCCAAGAGTCAGAGGGGGCCAGACAGTGCCTGACACCTCCATCAGACTTAGGGTCTTCAAGCCAGCTGTCAGCCCAGCCTGAGAGACAAGACCATGAACATGGGATTGTGGCAGACTCCAGTGTGGACCAGGCCCTGCCAGAGACAACTGATGAGGTCAGCACCAAAAAACAGGATGGTATTGAGGCTCCCCAAGGGGATAACCTGGTTGGCAGCCCCAgcccaggggaggcagaggagggtagCTGCACACTACACTTGGAGGCCCTGAGGGTAGAGCTAGAACCTGTGGCAGAGCCACCACCCCTTGAGGAGCTCACTGAAACAGCACCTGTGGAGTTCAGGCCTCTAGATCCCTCGGGACCACTTGGAATGGAAAGACCAGATGGGCTGGAAGAGCCGGAACTGTCCAGCTTTGAAAGTGTTGGGACTCCTGGCTTGATTGCTGAAGAAGAGCCTATTCTGGAGAAGCTAGTCTCTGAGCCCCCCAGAAATCCTCTAATCTCTGAGGAGACCTCTAGTACTTTCAAGGCAACTCTGTCTGCTGAGACTGCAccgctgcctcagtttcctgagtcaGAGTCACTACTTAAGGCCCTGAGGAGACAGGACAAAGAACAAGCAGAAGCCCTGGTGCTGGAGGGCCGGGTCCAGATGGTGGTGatccagggagaaggaagagcctTCCGCTGCCCACACTGCCCTTTTATCACTCGCCGGGAGAAAGCCCTGACTTTGCACTCCAAATCGGGTTGCCAAAGCCGCCGAGAACCCCTGCTATGCCCTGAGTGTGGAGCTAGCTTTAAGCAACAACGTGGcctcagcacccatatgatgaAAAAATGCCCTGTTCGTCTTAGAAAGAGCAAGGCTTTGCCCAGCCCTGTCTCTCCCACTCTGCATCCTCAGCTTCCAGGTAGCCAAGCCTCACAGGATGCTGAAAGCGGGAAACCCCCACCTTTACCATCAAAGGTAGAGCTTCTGCTTCCAAAAGATGTTCCTTCTGAGCtccctggggagacagaagtAGAGGAACCTCATCCCACACCCTCTGACTTCCCAGCCTGTCTTACAGGAAAGTCCTTACCCACAGGGACCTCTGAGAAGTTCCACTTTGAGCAAGGCAAGTTCCACTGCAGTTCGTGCACATTCCTTTGTTCTCGGCTCTCCTCTATTACCTCTCATGTGACTGAAGGCTGCCGAGGGGAGCGCAGCCAGGGAAGAAAGCGTGGGCGCCCCCAGGCCCTAAACAATGGGGACTCAGCTCTCTTGAACAGTATGGGTACAGAGTCCAGCCCTGGGGACAGGGACACTGCTGTGGTTCAGAAACAGAAGGGTCCCCTCTTCTCCTGCCCCACGTGTCCTTTTAGCTGTCAGCAGGAACGGACCCTGAGGACTCACCAGACCCAGGGCTGCCCCCTTGATTCTGGAGATCTGCGCTGTGGTCTCTGCCCATTtgttgctcctgctgctgctgctctgaggCTCCATCAGAAGCGGAGGCACCCCAGTGCAGCCCCAGCCTCTGGCCCCCGGCCCCTTCTGCAGTGTGGGGACTGTGGCTTTACTTGCAAGCAAAGCCGGTGCCTCCAGCAGCACCGGCGACTCAAACATGAGGGTGTGAAGCCACATCAGTGCcctttctgtgatttttctactACTAGACGGTACCGGTTAGAGGCCCACCAGTCTCGACACACGGGTGTTGGCCGCATCCCTTGCAGCTCCTGCCCACAGACATTTGGCACCAACTCAAAACTGCGTTTGCACCGACTACGAGTACATGACAAAACACCCACCCACTTCTGTCCACTCTGTGACTATAGTGGATATCTTCGTCATGACATCACTCGCCATGTCAACAGCTGCCACCAAGGCACCCCATCCTTTTCCTGCTCTCAGTGTGAGGCCCAGTTTAGCTCAGAAACAGCACTGAAGCAGCACGCTCTGCGCCGCCACCCCGAACCTGCGCACCCaccccctggctgtcctgtagagGCCACTGAGGGCCCCTTGCACTGTTCCCACTGTGGCCTGCTCTGCCCCAGTCCTGCCAGCCTACGAGGACACACCCGCAAACAGCACCCAAGGCTGGAGTGTGGGGCCTGCCAGGAGGCCTTCCCTAGCCGGCCAGCGCTGGATGAGCATCGGAGGCAGCACCATTTCAGTCACCGCTGCCAGCTCTGCAACTTTGCTGCCCGGGAGCGAGTAGGCCTGGTGAAGCACTATCTGGACCAGCATGAGGAGACTTCAGCGGCCGCCTCAGGTGGGGATGGGGATGCTGGCCAACCCTCTCTCTGTTGCCCTTTCTGTGACTTTTCATGTCGCCATCAATTGGTACTGGATCACCATGTAAAGGGACATGGAGGCACCCGGCTCTACAAGTGTACTGACTGTGCCTACAGCACCAAAAATCGGCAGAAGATCACTTGGCACAGCCGTATTCACACTGGGGAAAAGCCTTACCGCTGTCACCTCTGCTCCTATGCCTGTGCTGACCCTTCTCGCCTCAAG TACCACATGCGGATCCATAAGGAGGAACGGAAGTACCTGTGCCCTGAGTGTGGGTACAAGTGCAAGTGGGTCAACCAACTCAAATACCACATGACCAAGCACacag GACTGAAGCCATACCAGTGTCCCGAGTGTGAGTATTGCACCAACCGGGCTGATGCACTGCGTGTACACAGGGAGACACGACACCGAGAGGCAAGGGCTTTCATGTGTGAGCAGTGTGGCAAGGCATTCAAGACGCGCTTCCTGTTGCGCACCCACCTACGCAAGCACAGTGAGGCCAAACCCTATGTTTGCAATGTTTGCCACCGTGCTTTCCGCTGGGCTGCTGGCCTGCGACATCATGCCCTTACCCATACCGACCGCCACCCATTCTTCTGCCGCCTCTGCAGCTACAAAGCCAAGCAAAAGTTCCAGGTGGTCAAGCACGTGCGCAGGCACCACCCTGACCAGGCCGACCCCAGCCAGGGTGTGGGCAAGGACCCCACTACTCCCACAGTGCACCTACATGATGTGAAGCTGGAAGATCCTagccctcctgctcctcctgctcccccaacTGGACCTGAAGGCTGA
- the Znf142 gene encoding zinc finger protein 142 isoform X2 yields MIMTDPVLASQLASGTGEMDGLCSELLLIPPPLSNHGILGPVQNTCASGEPAPLPADPGCLLVEATATEESSGNMEIIVEAVAETLTPGASGDTSGVLVKVVEVYFCERCEQSFAEPTLLSLHQCTETHIQAVQDLSSPPCSVELPPSNRTLHGPLQDPSLPDSPLPCPVCRQEFVQPQALKSHFKIHRVTPNTFSCPESGCVFSAEDRKGLQHHLRQTHKAVPVPCSFRGCSLVFGSQQGMELHRQAHYPFHCSHCSFMGSNVKLFRQHQRSHGASTRGELSAAQGLPSQELLPEQGRQGHVASSTESLFKTHMCPECKRCFKKRTHLVEHLHLHFPDPSLQCPNCQKFFTSKSKLKTHLLRELGEKAHRCPLCHYSAVERNALNRHMASMHEDISNFYSDTYACPVCREEFRLSQALKEHLKSHTAAAAAEPLPLHCFQEGCTYVAPDRKAFVKHLKETHGVRAVECRHHSCPMLFATAEAMEAHHKSHYAFHCPHCDFACSNKHLFRKHKKQGHPGSEELRCTFCPFATFNPVAYQDHVGKMHAHEKIHQCSECSFATAHKRVLIRHMLLHTGEKPHKCELCDFTCRDVSYLSKHMLTHSTTKDYMCTECGYVTKWKHYLSVHMRKHAGDLRYQCNQCSYRCHRADQLSSHKLRHQGKSLMCEVCAFACKRKYELQKHMASQHHPGTPAPLYPCRYCSYQSRHKQALLSHENCKHTHLREFHCALCDYRTFSNTTLFFHKRKVHGYMPGDQVWQLCNAGQESEGARQCLTPPSDLGSSSQLSAQPERQDHEHGIVADSSVDQALPETTDEVSTKKQDGIEAPQGDNLVGSPSPGEAEEGSCTLHLEALRVELEPVAEPPPLEELTETAPVEFRPLDPSGPLGMERPDGLEEPELSSFESVGTPGLIAEEEPILEKLVSEPPRNPLISEETSSTFKATLSAETAPLPQFPESESLLKALRRQDKEQAEALVLEGRVQMVVIQGEGRAFRCPHCPFITRREKALTLHSKSGCQSRREPLLCPECGASFKQQRGLSTHMMKKCPVRLRKSKALPSPVSPTLHPQLPGSQASQDAESGKPPPLPSKVELLLPKDVPSELPGETEVEEPHPTPSDFPACLTGKSLPTGTSEKFHFEQGKFHCSSCTFLCSRLSSITSHVTEGCRGERSQGRKRGRPQALNNGDSALLNSMGTESSPGDRDTAVVQKQKGPLFSCPTCPFSCQQERTLRTHQTQGCPLDSGDLRCGLCPFVAPAAAALRLHQKRRHPSAAPASGPRPLLQCGDCGFTCKQSRCLQQHRRLKHEGVKPHQCPFCDFSTTRRYRLEAHQSRHTGVGRIPCSSCPQTFGTNSKLRLHRLRVHDKTPTHFCPLCDYSGYLRHDITRHVNSCHQGTPSFSCSQCEAQFSSETALKQHALRRHPEPAHPPPGCPVEATEGPLHCSHCGLLCPSPASLRGHTRKQHPRLECGACQEAFPSRPALDEHRRQHHFSHRCQLCNFAARERVGLVKHYLDQHEETSAAASGGDGDAGQPSLCCPFCDFSCRHQLVLDHHVKGHGGTRLYKCTDCAYSTKNRQKITWHSRIHTGEKPYRCHLCSYACADPSRLKYHMRIHKEERKYLCPECGYKCKWVNQLKYHMTKHTGLKPYQCPECEYCTNRADALRVHRETRHREARAFMCEQCGKAFKTRFLLRTHLRKHSEAKPYVCNVCHRAFRWAAGLRHHALTHTDRHPFFCRLCSYKAKQKFQVVKHVRRHHPDQADPSQGVGKDPTTPTVHLHDVKLEDPSPPAPPAPPTGPEG; encoded by the exons GTGTCCTGGTAAAGGTGGTGGAGGTTTACTTCTGTGAGCGCTGTGAACAGAGCTTTGCAGAGCCTACTCTGCTGTCCCTGCACCAGTGCACTGAGACCCATATTCAGGCTGTGCAGGACCTCTCTAGCCCCCCGTGTTCTGTAGAGCTGCCCCCCAGCAACCGCACCCTCCATGGCCCTCTGCAGGACCCCAGCCTGCCAGATAGCCCCCTGCCATGTCCTGTATGTAGACAAGAGTTTGTCCAGCCCCAGGCCTTGAAGAGCCACTTCAAGATTCACCGGGTCACTCCCAACACATTCTCCTGCCCAGAGTCTGGCTGTGTGTTCTCTGCTGAAGATCGCAAGGGTCTGCAGCATCACCTGAGACAGACCCACAAGGCAGTTCCTGTACCCTGTTCATTCCGGGGCTGCTCCCTTGTTTTTGGGAGCCAGCAGGGAATGGAGCTGCATCGGCAAGCCCATTACCCTTTCCACTGCAGCCACTGCAGCTTCATGGGCTCCAACGTCAAACTCTTCCGGCAGCATCAGCGGAGCCATGGAGCCAGTACACGGGGAGAACTTTCTGCTGCTCAGGGCCTTCCATCCCAGGAGCTGCTGCCAG AGCAGGGACGGCAAGGGCATGTGGCTTCCAGTACTGAGTCCCTCTTCAAGACACACATGTGTCCAGAATGCAAACGCTGCTTTAAGAAGCGGACCCATTTGGTAGAGCACCTGCATCTCCATTTTCCAGACCCAAGCCTCCAGTGTCCTAACTGCCAGAAGTTCTTTACCAGCAAAAGCAAACTCAAAACCCATCTGCTGCGGGAGCTGGGTGAGAAGGCCCACCGATGTCCTCTGTGCCACTACAGTGCCGTCGAGAGGAATGCACTTAACCGCCACATGGCCAGCATGCACGAAGATATTTCCAACTTCTACTCAGACACCTATGCCTGTCCTGTCTGCCGTGAGGAATTCCGCCTCAGCCAAGCGCTCAAAGAGCACCTCAAGAGCcacacagcagcagctgcagcagagcCGTTACCCCTCCACTGCTTTCAGGAGGGCTGCACTTATGTAGCCCCCGACCGGAAGGCTTTTGTAAAGCACCTAAAGGAGACCCATGGAGTACGAGCTGTAGAATGCCGCCATCACTCATGTCCCATGCTCTTTGCCACAGCTGAAGCCATGGAAGCCCACCACAAGAGCCATTATGCTTTCCACTGTCCCCACTGTGACTTTGCCTGCTCCAATAAGCATTTGTTCCGCAAACATAAGAAGCAAGGCCACCCAGGCAGTGAAGAGCTACGGTGCACCTTCTGCCCTTTTGCCACCTTCAACCCAGTAGCTTACCAGGACCACGTTGGCAAGATGCATGCTCATGAGAAGATCCATCAGTGCTCTGAGTGCAGCTTTGCCACTGCCCACAAGAGGGTGCTTATCCGACACATGCTGCTGCATACTG GAGAGAAGCCTCACAAGTGTGAGCTGTGTGACTTCACCTGCCGAGATGTGAGCTACCTATCCAAGCACATGCTAACCCACTCTACCACCAAGGATTACATGTGTACTGAATGTGGCTATGTCACCAAGTGGAAGCACTACCTAAGTGTGCACATGCGGAAACATGCAGGGGATCTCAG ATACCAgtgcaaccagtgctcttaccgCTGCCATCGGGCTGATCAGCTGAGCAGCCACAAACTGCGGCACCAAGGCAAGTCCCTCATGTGTGAGGTGTGTGCCTTTGCGTGCAAGCGGAAGTATGAGCTCCAGAAGCACATGGCTTCCCAGCACCACCCTGGCACACCTGCCCCACTCTACCCCTGCCGCTACTGCAGCTATCAGAGCCGCCACAAGCAGGCCCTGCTGAGCCATGAGAACTGCAAACACACCCATCTCCGTGAGTTTCATTGTGCCCTCTGTGATTACCGTACCTTCAGCAACACCACACTCTTCTTCCACAAGCGTAAGGTCCATGGCTACATGCCAGGGGACCAGGTATGGCAGTTGTGCAATGCCGGCCAAGAGTCAGAGGGGGCCAGACAGTGCCTGACACCTCCATCAGACTTAGGGTCTTCAAGCCAGCTGTCAGCCCAGCCTGAGAGACAAGACCATGAACATGGGATTGTGGCAGACTCCAGTGTGGACCAGGCCCTGCCAGAGACAACTGATGAGGTCAGCACCAAAAAACAGGATGGTATTGAGGCTCCCCAAGGGGATAACCTGGTTGGCAGCCCCAgcccaggggaggcagaggagggtagCTGCACACTACACTTGGAGGCCCTGAGGGTAGAGCTAGAACCTGTGGCAGAGCCACCACCCCTTGAGGAGCTCACTGAAACAGCACCTGTGGAGTTCAGGCCTCTAGATCCCTCGGGACCACTTGGAATGGAAAGACCAGATGGGCTGGAAGAGCCGGAACTGTCCAGCTTTGAAAGTGTTGGGACTCCTGGCTTGATTGCTGAAGAAGAGCCTATTCTGGAGAAGCTAGTCTCTGAGCCCCCCAGAAATCCTCTAATCTCTGAGGAGACCTCTAGTACTTTCAAGGCAACTCTGTCTGCTGAGACTGCAccgctgcctcagtttcctgagtcaGAGTCACTACTTAAGGCCCTGAGGAGACAGGACAAAGAACAAGCAGAAGCCCTGGTGCTGGAGGGCCGGGTCCAGATGGTGGTGatccagggagaaggaagagcctTCCGCTGCCCACACTGCCCTTTTATCACTCGCCGGGAGAAAGCCCTGACTTTGCACTCCAAATCGGGTTGCCAAAGCCGCCGAGAACCCCTGCTATGCCCTGAGTGTGGAGCTAGCTTTAAGCAACAACGTGGcctcagcacccatatgatgaAAAAATGCCCTGTTCGTCTTAGAAAGAGCAAGGCTTTGCCCAGCCCTGTCTCTCCCACTCTGCATCCTCAGCTTCCAGGTAGCCAAGCCTCACAGGATGCTGAAAGCGGGAAACCCCCACCTTTACCATCAAAGGTAGAGCTTCTGCTTCCAAAAGATGTTCCTTCTGAGCtccctggggagacagaagtAGAGGAACCTCATCCCACACCCTCTGACTTCCCAGCCTGTCTTACAGGAAAGTCCTTACCCACAGGGACCTCTGAGAAGTTCCACTTTGAGCAAGGCAAGTTCCACTGCAGTTCGTGCACATTCCTTTGTTCTCGGCTCTCCTCTATTACCTCTCATGTGACTGAAGGCTGCCGAGGGGAGCGCAGCCAGGGAAGAAAGCGTGGGCGCCCCCAGGCCCTAAACAATGGGGACTCAGCTCTCTTGAACAGTATGGGTACAGAGTCCAGCCCTGGGGACAGGGACACTGCTGTGGTTCAGAAACAGAAGGGTCCCCTCTTCTCCTGCCCCACGTGTCCTTTTAGCTGTCAGCAGGAACGGACCCTGAGGACTCACCAGACCCAGGGCTGCCCCCTTGATTCTGGAGATCTGCGCTGTGGTCTCTGCCCATTtgttgctcctgctgctgctgctctgaggCTCCATCAGAAGCGGAGGCACCCCAGTGCAGCCCCAGCCTCTGGCCCCCGGCCCCTTCTGCAGTGTGGGGACTGTGGCTTTACTTGCAAGCAAAGCCGGTGCCTCCAGCAGCACCGGCGACTCAAACATGAGGGTGTGAAGCCACATCAGTGCcctttctgtgatttttctactACTAGACGGTACCGGTTAGAGGCCCACCAGTCTCGACACACGGGTGTTGGCCGCATCCCTTGCAGCTCCTGCCCACAGACATTTGGCACCAACTCAAAACTGCGTTTGCACCGACTACGAGTACATGACAAAACACCCACCCACTTCTGTCCACTCTGTGACTATAGTGGATATCTTCGTCATGACATCACTCGCCATGTCAACAGCTGCCACCAAGGCACCCCATCCTTTTCCTGCTCTCAGTGTGAGGCCCAGTTTAGCTCAGAAACAGCACTGAAGCAGCACGCTCTGCGCCGCCACCCCGAACCTGCGCACCCaccccctggctgtcctgtagagGCCACTGAGGGCCCCTTGCACTGTTCCCACTGTGGCCTGCTCTGCCCCAGTCCTGCCAGCCTACGAGGACACACCCGCAAACAGCACCCAAGGCTGGAGTGTGGGGCCTGCCAGGAGGCCTTCCCTAGCCGGCCAGCGCTGGATGAGCATCGGAGGCAGCACCATTTCAGTCACCGCTGCCAGCTCTGCAACTTTGCTGCCCGGGAGCGAGTAGGCCTGGTGAAGCACTATCTGGACCAGCATGAGGAGACTTCAGCGGCCGCCTCAGGTGGGGATGGGGATGCTGGCCAACCCTCTCTCTGTTGCCCTTTCTGTGACTTTTCATGTCGCCATCAATTGGTACTGGATCACCATGTAAAGGGACATGGAGGCACCCGGCTCTACAAGTGTACTGACTGTGCCTACAGCACCAAAAATCGGCAGAAGATCACTTGGCACAGCCGTATTCACACTGGGGAAAAGCCTTACCGCTGTCACCTCTGCTCCTATGCCTGTGCTGACCCTTCTCGCCTCAAG TACCACATGCGGATCCATAAGGAGGAACGGAAGTACCTGTGCCCTGAGTGTGGGTACAAGTGCAAGTGGGTCAACCAACTCAAATACCACATGACCAAGCACacag GACTGAAGCCATACCAGTGTCCCGAGTGTGAGTATTGCACCAACCGGGCTGATGCACTGCGTGTACACAGGGAGACACGACACCGAGAGGCAAGGGCTTTCATGTGTGAGCAGTGTGGCAAGGCATTCAAGACGCGCTTCCTGTTGCGCACCCACCTACGCAAGCACAGTGAGGCCAAACCCTATGTTTGCAATGTTTGCCACCGTGCTTTCCGCTGGGCTGCTGGCCTGCGACATCATGCCCTTACCCATACCGACCGCCACCCATTCTTCTGCCGCCTCTGCAGCTACAAAGCCAAGCAAAAGTTCCAGGTGGTCAAGCACGTGCGCAGGCACCACCCTGACCAGGCCGACCCCAGCCAGGGTGTGGGCAAGGACCCCACTACTCCCACAGTGCACCTACATGATGTGAAGCTGGAAGATCCTagccctcctgctcctcctgctcccccaacTGGACCTGAAGGCTGA